A genomic segment from Nicotiana tabacum cultivar K326 chromosome 9, ASM71507v2, whole genome shotgun sequence encodes:
- the LOC107767557 gene encoding uncharacterized protein LOC107767557, which yields MVASFHSFTFTIVACALVFCVQVTLGSITCENLNKDSCAFAISSTGKRCALEKHLRRSGEEVYTCKTSEIEADKLKDWIETDQCIQACGVDRNTLGISSDSLLECHFTQKLCSPQCYKHCPNIIDLYFNLAAGEGIYLPRLCEEQGGNARRGMVEIKRSGIVAPAPELGPEPVNFMITPTIAPAL from the exons ATGGTTGCTTCATTCCATAGCTTTACTTTCACTATTGTTGCTTGTGCACTTGTCTTCTGTGTGCAAGTCACACTAG GGAGCATAACATGTGAGAATCTAAACAAGGACTCGTGTGCATTTGCGATATCAAGTACTGGGAAGCGTTGCGCGTTAGAGAAACATCTCCGAAGGAGTGGTGAAGAAGTATATACATGTAAGACGTCCGAAATTGAGGCTGATAAGCTCAAAGACTGGATTGAAACCGACCAGTGTATTCAGGCTTGCGGTGTTGATAGGAATACCCTCGGAATTTCTTCTGATTCTCTCCTCGAGTGCCACTTTACCCAGAAGTTGTGCTCCCCTCAGTGCTACAAACATTGCCCTAATATTATTGATCTCTACTTCAACCTTGCTGCTGGCGAAG GTATATATCTTCCCAGGTTGTGTGAAGAACAAGGCGGAAATGCACGCCGTGGAATGGTGGAGATCAAACGCTCGGGAATAGTCGCACCAGCACCGGAATTGGGACCCGAGCCCGTAAATTTCATGATTACTCCGACAATAGCTCCAGCTTTATAA